One window from the genome of Candoia aspera isolate rCanAsp1 chromosome 15, rCanAsp1.hap2, whole genome shotgun sequence encodes:
- the LOC134505755 gene encoding uncharacterized protein LOC134505755 produces the protein METLDEFDSEYPLIFSFCERISSRDYEGQALSYTQKSLQDLFTQMEQNPGICERVVRKRKQAKNERGSLGQYLKAKFFALLQGDVNYGNSLGDMEMEEQVEQLKREMEKANSYARAAKRSSWRLAERRIGRPVLMGGFSQAEAKLWDSGLPAMPRIFGSFPKRVERSNTDLKQLWAGMSPVNQKSMVDLRPLMLNPGGFRPSFLTSSSVNRLQYTFPRIPASSSPTSSSQSPGSSTTTSVFNTPVLAKFRGNKEDETDKGSPGPDTNPAGA, from the exons ATGGAGACCCTGGATGAATTCGACAGCGAGTACCCGCTCATCTTCTCCTTCTGCGAGCGGATCTCCTCCCGGGATTACGAGGGCCAGGCCCTGAGCTACACCCAGAAGTCCCTGCAGGACCTTTTCACCCAGATGGAGCAGAACCCTGGCATCTGCGAGCGGGTGGTGCGCAAGAGGAAGCAGGCAAAGAACGAGCGGGGCAGCTTGGGGCAGTACCTCAAG GCCAAGTTCTTTGCCCTGCTCCAGGGCGATGTGAATTACGGCAACTCGCTGGGGGACATGGAAATGGAGGAACAAGTAGAGCAACTGAAGCGTGAGATGGAGAAGGCCAACAGTTATGCCCGCG CTGCCAAGCGTTCGTCCTGGAGGCTGGCCGAGAGAAGGATCGGGAGGCCTGTTCTGATGGGAGGGTTCAGCCAGGCTGAGGCCAAGCTCTGGGATTCGGGGCTTCCGGCCATGCCCAGGATCTTCGGTTCTTTCCCAAAGCGG GTTGAGAGAAGCAATACAGACTTGAAGCAGCTTTGGGCCGGCATGTCGCCTGTTAATCAAAAGAG CATGGTCGACCTGCGCCCGCTGATGCTGAATCCTGGTGGCTTTCGTCCCTCATTTCTCACTAGCAGCTCTGTCAACAGGCTGCAATACACTTTCCcaag GATTCCTGCCAGCAGCTCACCCACCTCATCTTCCCAAAGTCCCGGCTCTTCCACCACCACGTCAGTTTTCAACACACCCGTGCTGGCCAAGTTCAGAGGCAATAAGGAGGACGAGACGGATAAGGGAAGCCCAGGCCCCGATACAAATCCTGCGGGTGCCTAA
- the LOC134505753 gene encoding hydroxysteroid 11-beta-dehydrogenase 1-like protein A, with protein sequence MAVTKIILPLLVGLSAYYYYSQETFSAEMVRGMRVLVTGSSSGIGEQIAYEFARMGAHLMLTARREDRLQKVMQKCQKLGASSAHYVVADMSNLTSAQKVVEETKTTMGGLDQLVLNHAGGTSFGPFQGTIEPVIRSMNVNFFSYVQLTISAMDMLQESKGNIVVISSMSGRLPSPFSISYSTAKFAVEGFYTSLRAEMHLRKMDLPITVAVLGYINTDMALKSVGDKITQKASPKEDCARQVVKGGVLRHREVFYPYWAVKPILLCRELMPDLVDQVIGYNYKLENIL encoded by the exons ATGGCTGTCACCAAGATCATCCTTCCTCTCCTGGTTGGGCTCAGCGCTTACTATTACTACTCGCAGGAAACTTTCTCTGCAG AGATGGTGCGAGGGATGCGTGTGCTGGTGACCGGGTCAAGCTCAGGCATTGGGGAACAAATAGCCTACGAATTTGCACGAATGGGGGCTCATCTCATGCTGACCGCCAGGAGGGAGGACCGACTGCAGAAG GTGATGCAGAAGTGCCAAAAGCTGGGAGCCAGTTCTGCCCACTACGTGGTTGCAGACATGAGCAATCTGACTTCTGCCCAGAAGGTTGTTGAAGAAACTAAGACCACGATGG GAGGTCTCGACCAGCTAGTTCTGAACCACGCTGGAGGAACATCGTTCGGTCCATTCCAAGGAACGATAGAGCCTGTGATCCGATCTATGAATGTGAACTTCTTCAGCTACGTCCAGCTAACCATTTCTGCCATGGACATGTTGCAAGAATCTAAGGGGAACATCGTAGTCATCTCTTCCATGAGTG GACGTCTTCCAAGCCCCTTCAGCATCTCCTACTCCACAGCCAAGTTCGCAGTGGAAGGATTCTACACCTCGCTGCGTGCCGAGATGCACCTGCGGAAAATGGACCTGCCTATCACTGTGGCTGTGCTGGGGTACATCAACACAG ATATGGCCCTGAAGTCAGTGGGCGATAAAATCACCCAGAAGGCGAGTCCCAAAGAAGACTGCGCCCGGCAGGTGGTGAAGGGCGGAGTGCTGCGCCACCGCGAGGTCTTCTATCCTTACTGGGCTGTGAAACCCATCCTGCTTTGCCGAGAGCTGATGCCAGACCTCGTGGATCAAGTCATAGGCTACAACTACAAACTGGAGAACATCCTGTAA
- the SIRT4 gene encoding NAD-dependent protein lipoamidase sirtuin-4, mitochondrial, whose amino-acid sequence MKCPSVLKGLGGWPVLGLRHRVSRASRPQTPPSWAFVPASAPPDTTAIEKLQAFVVHCRRLLVLTGAGISTESGIPDYRSEGVGLYARSDRRPVQHAEFLRSAAARQKFWARNFVGWPQFSSHQPNVAHWALSHWEQLGKLHWLVTQNVDALHTKAGSRRVTELHGCTHRVVCLSCGAWVSRAQLQEHFEALNPTWTAEAHGVAPDGDVFLTEEQVRHFQVPSCSKCGGLLKPDVIFFGDNVCKEKVDFVYQRLEESDAVLVAGSSLQVFSAYKFALAARDRKLPIAIVNIGPTRADSLASLKLNSRCGALLPSILL is encoded by the exons ATGAAGTGTCCTTCTGTCCTCAAGGGCTTGGGAGGATGGCCTGTTCTCGGACTCCGCCATCGGGTCTCCCGCGCCTCCAGGCCCCAGACCCCCCCCTCATGGGCTTTTGTTCCAGCCAGCGCCCCCCCGGACACCACAGCAATCGAGAAGCTCCAGGCATTCGTGGTCCACTGCCGTCGGCTCTTGGTCTTGACTGGAGCGGGGATCTCCACGGAGTCCGGCATCCCAGACTACCGTTCTGAGGGCGTGGGCCTTTACGCCCGGTCCGACCGACGGCCCGTCCAGCATGCTGAGTTTCTCCGCAGTGCTGCAGCCCGGCAGAAGTTCTGGGCCAGGAACTTTGTGGGTTGGCCCCAGTTTTCCTCCCACCAGCCCAACGTGGCACACTGGGCTCTGAGCCACTGGGAACAGCTGGGGAAGCTGCACTGGCTGGTGACCCAGAACGTGGATGCCCTCCATACCAAGGCTGGGAGTCGGCGCGTGACGGAGTTGCATGGCTGCACACACAG GGTTGTGTGCCTCAGCTGTGGGGCCTGGGTCTCCCGGGCACAGCTCCAGGAACATTTTGAGGCCCTGAACCCCACATGGACAGCTGAGGCCCATGGCGTGGCCCCCGATGGAGACGTCTTCCTGACAGAAGAGCAGGTGCGCCATTTCCAGGTCCCGTCGTGCAGCAAGTGTGGTGGGCTACTGAAGCCAGACGTGATTTTCTTTGGGGACAATGTGTGCAAGGAGAAAGTGGACTTTGTGTACCAGCGCCTTGAGGAATCAGATGCGGTCCTTGTGGCAGGGTCTTCCTTGCAG GTCTTCTCAGCTTACAAATTTGCGCTTGCGGCCCGGGACAGGAAGCTGCCGATCGCCATCGTTAACATCGGCCCCACGCGGGCAGATTCCTTAGCCTCTTTAAAGCTGAATTCCCGCTGTGGGGCATTGCTGCCTTCGATTCTCCTTTGA